A DNA window from Pseudodesulfovibrio thermohalotolerans contains the following coding sequences:
- a CDS encoding THxN family PEP-CTERM protein — protein sequence MERVVHYPSKNGRTVMKKISIKLLAAFFLMMLVTQPAYAAFINEWSYSLSYELSDYTNEAGTQDGMTLDLTPTGYDGWTLTWGVDALHPDGSSIGSVDKTGNVTTNSSTTIEAHLFHLNKPISASTDSLMSGKLSATLTLQGYNPYSDTVATFSTVLEFLFFETSNNSEFSNTNDLFILLNPEAASQTFMYDDWEYSFSFLNGIDPINPDSLTAMHMGPPATGGGYASVWDLLQTEGSPYYYVPESGLYFGWETPEDTLTLIDSELTVTGTPPVPEPSTFIIFGLGIATLAFVGRRMQRKQ from the coding sequence ATGGAACGGGTTGTGCATTATCCCTCAAAAAATGGGAGGACCGTTATGAAAAAGATTTCGATCAAGTTATTGGCAGCCTTCTTCCTGATGATGCTCGTGACGCAACCTGCGTATGCGGCTTTCATCAATGAATGGTCTTACTCGCTCTCCTACGAGCTGAGTGATTACACGAATGAAGCGGGCACCCAGGATGGAATGACCCTCGACTTAACCCCCACGGGATATGATGGATGGACGCTTACTTGGGGCGTTGACGCGTTACACCCTGATGGAAGCTCCATCGGTTCCGTGGATAAAACCGGCAACGTTACTACCAACAGCTCTACCACCATCGAAGCCCATCTGTTCCACCTCAACAAGCCCATCAGTGCAAGCACCGACTCTCTCATGAGCGGCAAGCTGAGTGCGACTCTGACCCTGCAGGGCTACAATCCCTACTCCGACACCGTCGCAACCTTCTCCACCGTTCTGGAATTCCTGTTCTTCGAAACTTCGAACAATTCCGAATTCTCGAACACCAACGACCTGTTCATTCTGCTGAACCCCGAGGCTGCCTCGCAGACCTTCATGTACGATGATTGGGAGTACTCCTTCTCGTTCCTCAACGGCATCGATCCTATCAATCCGGACAGCCTGACCGCCATGCACATGGGTCCCCCGGCCACTGGCGGCGGTTACGCCTCCGTGTGGGATCTGCTGCAGACCGAAGGTAGCCCCTACTACTACGTCCCTGAAAGCGGATTGTACTTCGGCTGGGAAACCCCGGAAGACACCCTGACCCTGATTGATTCCGAACTGACGGTCACCGGCACCCCGCCCGTTCCCGAGCCGTCCACCTTCATCATCTTTGGTCTCGGCATCGCCACCCTGGCCTTTGTCGGCAGAAGGATGCAGCGCAAGCAATAG
- a CDS encoding HlyD family secretion protein yields MLNTTRFIQIFLALLFLAACSREPGNVFQGYVEGEYVHVAAALGGTLQQLAVKRGQIVAAGAPLFALERDYEQAAVDEATHGLQRAQDNLANLRKGQRPSEIASIQARLQKAKSSVSLAKIEYERRVKLVAAETISQEELDRAESDYEQKQQLVSEIESELRTARLGARSDLILAAESEVRQARAQLDQAQWNLDQKQTTAPADGFVFDTLFREGEWIPAGQPVVSLLPPKNIEVRFYVPETVVSKLQIGQQVNVNFDGAASPVEATVSYISPSAEYTPPVIYSSQSRAKLVFQLKAAPSPKDAAKLHPGQPVDVTVPGLAP; encoded by the coding sequence ATGCTGAACACGACACGTTTCATACAGATATTCCTCGCCCTGCTTTTTTTAGCGGCGTGCTCCCGTGAACCCGGCAACGTCTTCCAGGGGTATGTGGAAGGCGAGTACGTGCATGTAGCCGCCGCCTTGGGCGGCACCCTTCAGCAGTTGGCCGTAAAACGAGGCCAAATCGTGGCCGCAGGAGCTCCCCTGTTTGCTCTGGAGCGCGATTACGAACAAGCTGCCGTGGACGAAGCGACGCACGGGCTGCAACGCGCACAGGACAATCTCGCCAACCTCCGCAAGGGCCAACGGCCTTCGGAGATAGCCTCCATCCAGGCGCGGCTGCAAAAAGCCAAGTCTTCCGTTTCCCTGGCCAAGATCGAATATGAACGCCGCGTCAAGCTCGTGGCCGCGGAAACCATCTCCCAGGAGGAGCTGGACCGGGCCGAAAGCGATTACGAACAAAAACAGCAACTCGTAAGTGAAATAGAATCAGAACTGCGAACCGCCCGCCTGGGTGCGCGTAGCGATCTCATTCTGGCAGCCGAATCCGAAGTCCGCCAGGCCCGGGCTCAACTCGATCAGGCCCAATGGAACCTAGACCAGAAGCAAACGACCGCCCCGGCCGACGGATTTGTGTTCGACACCCTGTTCCGGGAAGGCGAATGGATACCCGCCGGACAACCCGTGGTCTCCCTACTGCCGCCCAAAAACATTGAAGTGCGCTTCTATGTGCCGGAAACCGTGGTGAGCAAGCTGCAAATCGGCCAGCAGGTCAATGTCAATTTTGACGGGGCAGCGTCCCCAGTGGAAGCTACCGTCTCCTATATTTCTCCGTCCGCCGAATATACGCCCCCGGTCATCTATTCCAGCCAAAGCCGGGCCAAGCTGGTCTTCCAACTCAAAGCCGCCCCGTCCCCCAAAGACGCGGCCAAGCTCCACCCCGGGCAGCCTGTGGACGTCACTGTGCCAGGCCTTGCCCCCTGA
- a CDS encoding LolA family protein: MSRMFVVVFATASLLLLPVFAQAAESIPAQDLPDLIQKRYETMKTFQATFSQELTNVASGEVEKREGKIWFRQPSQVRWETSAPEKELLVVGPEFAWDYIPDEELAIKYGVRTLLDSKTILRFLSGQANIKEDFVVKTDWPNADEVRSKWGKDLTVLQLLPKEAEPGMVLAFIGVEPDTGLLKQVMIVDFYGNGNEVKLDNLEIDVDLAPEMFTFTPPQGTQVEDNTQGF, translated from the coding sequence ATGTCTAGAATGTTCGTTGTCGTTTTCGCCACTGCGTCCTTATTGCTGCTGCCTGTTTTTGCGCAGGCTGCGGAGTCCATTCCGGCGCAGGATTTGCCGGACCTGATCCAGAAACGATATGAGACCATGAAAACGTTTCAGGCCACTTTTTCCCAGGAGCTGACCAACGTGGCCAGCGGCGAGGTGGAGAAGCGCGAAGGGAAGATCTGGTTCCGCCAGCCTTCTCAGGTCCGTTGGGAAACCTCTGCTCCCGAGAAGGAACTCCTCGTGGTCGGTCCCGAGTTCGCTTGGGATTACATTCCGGACGAGGAGCTGGCCATCAAGTATGGCGTGAGAACGTTGCTTGATTCCAAGACCATCCTTCGTTTTCTTTCCGGACAGGCCAATATCAAGGAAGACTTCGTGGTCAAGACTGATTGGCCCAATGCGGACGAGGTCCGGTCCAAATGGGGAAAGGATTTGACCGTGTTGCAGCTTCTGCCCAAAGAGGCTGAACCCGGCATGGTCCTGGCCTTCATAGGCGTGGAGCCGGATACCGGACTGCTCAAGCAAGTCATGATCGTGGATTTTTACGGCAACGGCAACGAAGTCAAGCTCGACAACCTTGAAATCGATGTTGACCTTGCCCCCGAGATGTTCACCTTCACCCCACCTCAGGGTACGCAGGTTGAGGACAACACCCAGGGATTCTAA
- a CDS encoding type II 3-dehydroquinate dehydratase, which produces MANLKFLILNGPNLGHIGKRQPEIYGSRTMDDMPELLMQVMGDKAEEVDLVHFQSNSEGGLIDRLEQAREEGVDGVVFNAGAYTHTSLALADCLAWIGIPCVEVHISNIWARTDQPLRQQSLMGERCVGVIAGFGILGYALGVQALFQRLRG; this is translated from the coding sequence ATGGCTAATCTTAAATTTCTTATACTGAATGGCCCCAATCTCGGCCATATAGGCAAACGCCAGCCCGAGATTTACGGTTCCCGGACCATGGACGACATGCCCGAGCTTCTGATGCAGGTTATGGGCGACAAAGCCGAGGAAGTGGACCTGGTCCATTTTCAGTCCAATTCCGAGGGCGGACTTATCGACCGGCTGGAGCAGGCTCGGGAAGAGGGCGTGGACGGCGTGGTTTTCAATGCCGGTGCCTACACGCATACCTCGCTCGCTCTGGCCGACTGTCTGGCCTGGATCGGTATTCCCTGCGTGGAAGTGCATATCAGCAACATCTGGGCGCGCACGGACCAGCCCTTGCGGCAACAATCCCTGATGGGCGAGAGGTGCGTCGGCGTCATTGCCGGATTCGGGATTCTAGGTTATGCCCTCGGTGTTCAGGCGCTGTTCCAACGGCTTCGCGGCTGA
- a CDS encoding undecaprenyl-diphosphate phosphatase encodes MAPWYVAIILGIVEGLTEFLPISSTGHLIIAGNLLDFTGPKAETFEIVIQLGAILAVVVLYWDRFVGLLFPPKDRKFSGIYGLWLLFLTSLPASVVGLLTHSYIKEYLFSPFTVALALAVGAGLIFIVEGMNKRAVTHSLDDLTPKTAFGIGLFQCLALWPGFSRSASTIMGGMLLGTKRTVAAEYSFIAAVPIMFAATGYDFLKNYKLFESGDLLFLLIGFVVSFISAWLAVKGFIVLLGRLTLRPFAVYRVILAALILLFL; translated from the coding sequence ATGGCACCCTGGTATGTTGCGATCATTCTCGGCATTGTCGAAGGCCTGACCGAATTTCTGCCCATCTCAAGCACCGGGCACTTGATTATTGCGGGCAACCTCCTCGATTTCACCGGGCCCAAGGCCGAAACCTTCGAGATCGTCATCCAACTTGGGGCTATCCTGGCCGTGGTGGTTTTGTACTGGGACCGTTTCGTGGGCCTGCTCTTTCCCCCCAAAGACCGCAAGTTTTCCGGAATCTACGGCCTCTGGCTTCTGTTCCTGACGTCCCTGCCCGCCTCGGTCGTCGGCCTGCTGACGCACAGCTACATCAAGGAATACTTGTTCTCCCCCTTCACCGTGGCCCTGGCCCTTGCCGTAGGCGCGGGACTCATTTTCATTGTGGAAGGCATGAACAAACGCGCTGTCACCCACTCCCTGGATGACCTCACTCCCAAGACAGCCTTCGGCATCGGCCTGTTCCAATGCCTTGCGCTGTGGCCCGGCTTCTCGCGGTCGGCGTCCACCATCATGGGCGGTATGCTCCTGGGCACGAAACGCACCGTTGCCGCTGAATACTCATTCATCGCCGCCGTGCCCATCATGTTCGCCGCTACCGGCTACGACTTTCTCAAAAACTACAAACTATTCGAAAGCGGAGACCTCCTTTTCCTGCTCATAGGCTTTGTGGTTTCCTTCATTTCCGCCTGGCTTGCAGTAAAAGGATTCATCGTCCTGCTCGGCAGGCTCACACTGCGTCCATTTGCGGTCTACCGCGTTATCCTGGCGGCCCTGATTCTCCTGTTTTTGTAA
- a CDS encoding pseudouridine synthase, whose product MTNAPSDSIRLNKFIAQCGVASRRGADEMVFAGRVTINGSVADSPGVKVTPGRDNVCVDGKSIGQQADAADLTIMLHKPVETMTTAKDPQGRKTVLDLLPPEIRKRRPFPVGRLDFFSEGLLLLTTDGDLCYRLTHPKYHLPKVYLVTIRGSVPQKAVQTMRQGMTLKEGDKLAPAKVRLKKPVAGTQQLEITLIQGINRQIRRMCDELGLTILRLRRVSQGPVALGNLKRGAWRELTAEETAALKKNVGL is encoded by the coding sequence ATGACAAATGCCCCTTCCGACTCCATACGGCTGAACAAATTTATCGCCCAATGCGGCGTCGCGTCCCGTCGCGGCGCGGACGAAATGGTCTTTGCTGGCCGGGTGACCATCAACGGCTCCGTGGCCGACTCGCCCGGCGTCAAGGTTACGCCCGGTCGGGACAATGTTTGCGTGGATGGCAAGTCCATCGGACAGCAAGCTGACGCCGCCGACTTGACGATCATGCTGCACAAGCCGGTGGAAACCATGACCACCGCCAAGGATCCCCAGGGCCGCAAGACCGTCCTGGACCTTCTGCCCCCGGAAATCCGCAAGAGACGTCCCTTCCCCGTGGGAAGACTGGACTTCTTCTCCGAAGGCCTGCTTTTGCTGACCACGGACGGCGACCTTTGCTACAGGCTGACGCACCCCAAATACCATCTCCCCAAGGTCTATCTTGTGACCATCCGGGGCAGTGTCCCGCAAAAAGCGGTGCAGACCATGCGCCAAGGCATGACCCTCAAGGAAGGCGACAAACTCGCCCCGGCCAAAGTGCGCCTGAAAAAGCCGGTTGCCGGAACGCAACAGCTCGAAATTACGCTTATTCAAGGGATCAACAGGCAGATTCGCAGGATGTGCGACGAACTCGGACTGACCATCCTGCGCCTCAGGCGGGTCAGCCAGGGACCTGTGGCCCTGGGCAACCTCAAGCGTGGCGCATGGCGTGAACTGACCGCCGAGGAAACAGCCGCGCTCAAAAAGAACGTCGGGCTTTAG
- the yihA gene encoding ribosome biogenesis GTP-binding protein YihA/YsxC, translated as MNRTIELVKTIYEIKQLEDFEEPQIALAGRSNVGKSSLVNRLAGRKALAKISSKPGKTRSLNYYRVEPDGYFLVDLPGYGYAKCSKQERLKWAKLIEAYMKNNTRLKAVAVLLDSRLAPQKLDLELTSYVRGLSIPVIPILTKADKPKQRDLAKLQKQWQDILQQDSLPLLFSSKTGKGEEKLWTRLGEYVGA; from the coding sequence ATGAACCGAACCATCGAGTTAGTCAAAACAATATACGAAATCAAGCAGCTTGAAGATTTCGAGGAACCCCAAATCGCTTTGGCGGGCCGCTCCAATGTGGGCAAGTCCTCATTGGTTAACCGGCTGGCCGGACGCAAGGCGTTGGCCAAGATCAGCTCCAAGCCGGGCAAGACGCGCAGTCTCAATTACTACCGGGTGGAGCCCGACGGCTACTTTCTGGTGGACCTGCCCGGCTACGGATACGCCAAGTGCTCCAAACAGGAGCGGCTCAAATGGGCCAAGCTCATCGAAGCCTACATGAAGAACAACACACGCCTCAAGGCCGTGGCAGTGCTTCTGGATTCGAGACTCGCCCCGCAAAAACTCGACCTGGAGCTGACTTCCTACGTTCGCGGCCTGTCCATTCCGGTCATTCCCATCCTGACCAAAGCGGACAAGCCCAAGCAGCGCGATCTGGCGAAGCTTCAAAAGCAGTGGCAGGATATCCTGCAACAGGACAGCCTCCCCCTGCTCTTTTCAAGCAAGACGGGGAAAGGCGAGGAGAAGCTTTGGACCAGGCTCGGAGAATACGTCGGGGCGTAA
- a CDS encoding LptF/LptG family permease, translated as MKIIGVLSRYLIRQNLYLMAICLAVGTSLYLLSDVFDRLDDFIRAELGAQTILFYFIVKIPLIVSQLMPAVFLLAMVIQLGILARSREMLALRAGGVSFGWFIRFFVVYALIWSAGQLVFSQVLGVFGEREANRIWKEDVRNKQLDEMTIRDLWFRDGPFIVLAKEAQPSKSRASDITVYEFTTDNQELIRILTAKKALIDDHGWGLLDVHELDTRTFVTVARQSQFLSVRQNLKAYAAVELKGDTAQLPLLELSKAIQRLKESGSNVEMLQTIWHGKLSYAFSIVIMALLALTLVTYSENVYANIGLSLIIIFIQYGVHVVGETAGEKGVLPPILASWLGNGVMGALACVRLAWVAMPGFKPMILTAVEGLLPRRA; from the coding sequence GTGAAGATCATCGGCGTTCTGAGTCGGTATCTTATCCGGCAGAATCTTTATCTCATGGCCATTTGTCTGGCCGTGGGCACGAGTCTTTATCTCTTGTCGGACGTTTTCGACCGGCTGGACGATTTCATTCGGGCGGAGTTGGGCGCACAGACCATCCTGTTTTATTTCATCGTCAAGATTCCGCTTATTGTCTCGCAGCTCATGCCTGCGGTCTTCCTGCTGGCCATGGTCATTCAATTGGGAATTCTGGCTCGTTCCAGAGAGATGCTGGCCCTGCGCGCCGGGGGCGTGTCTTTCGGCTGGTTTATTCGCTTTTTTGTCGTGTATGCCCTGATCTGGAGCGCGGGACAGTTGGTCTTTTCCCAGGTTCTTGGCGTATTCGGCGAGCGGGAGGCCAACCGAATCTGGAAGGAGGACGTCCGCAACAAGCAACTGGACGAGATGACAATCCGGGACCTGTGGTTCAGGGACGGCCCGTTCATTGTCCTGGCCAAGGAAGCTCAGCCAAGCAAAAGCCGGGCGAGCGACATCACCGTTTACGAATTTACCACGGACAATCAGGAACTTATCCGCATTCTGACCGCCAAGAAAGCGCTCATCGACGATCATGGGTGGGGGCTTCTGGATGTACATGAATTGGACACCAGAACGTTTGTTACCGTGGCCCGCCAGTCTCAGTTCTTGTCGGTGCGGCAGAACCTCAAGGCTTATGCGGCGGTGGAGCTCAAGGGAGACACGGCACAGTTGCCGCTGCTTGAGTTGTCAAAGGCCATACAGCGCCTGAAGGAGTCGGGCTCAAACGTCGAGATGCTCCAGACCATTTGGCACGGCAAGCTGTCCTATGCTTTTTCCATAGTAATAATGGCGTTGCTGGCCCTTACCCTCGTGACCTATTCGGAGAACGTCTACGCCAATATCGGCCTGTCGCTCATTATCATATTCATTCAATATGGGGTGCATGTGGTCGGAGAGACGGCCGGGGAAAAGGGCGTACTGCCGCCGATCTTGGCGTCGTGGCTCGGCAATGGCGTCATGGGCGCGTTGGCTTGTGTGCGTCTGGCCTGGGTGGCCATGCCCGGTTTCAAGCCCATGATCCTAACGGCTGTCGAGGGACTTCTTCCCCGGCGGGCGTGA
- the efp gene encoding elongation factor P: MISTKDFRTGLKIEIDGKPFEIIEFQHFKPGKGGAMVRTKLRQMMTGQVLDKTFRSGEKVHKPDMTVTEMQYIFKDGDNFVFMDLETYEQMHVPGANVGEKGGFIKEGDTVKVLLYNGELIGVDLPANVSLTVSQTDPGIQGDRVSNATKPATMETGLKVNVPLFINEGDVIKVDTRSGEYLGRE; encoded by the coding sequence ATGATTTCAACCAAGGATTTCAGGACCGGCCTGAAGATCGAGATTGACGGCAAGCCCTTCGAAATTATCGAGTTCCAGCATTTCAAGCCCGGAAAGGGCGGAGCCATGGTTCGCACCAAGCTGCGCCAGATGATGACCGGCCAGGTGCTCGACAAGACTTTCCGTTCCGGCGAAAAGGTTCACAAGCCTGACATGACCGTCACTGAGATGCAGTACATCTTCAAGGATGGCGATAACTTCGTCTTCATGGACCTCGAAACCTACGAGCAGATGCATGTGCCCGGCGCCAATGTGGGCGAGAAGGGCGGTTTCATCAAGGAAGGGGACACCGTGAAGGTCCTTCTGTACAACGGCGAGCTCATCGGCGTGGACCTGCCCGCCAATGTCAGCCTGACCGTGTCCCAGACCGATCCCGGCATCCAGGGCGACCGCGTGAGCAACGCCACCAAGCCCGCCACCATGGAGACCGGACTGAAGGTCAACGTCCCGCTCTTCATCAATGAAGGCGACGTAATCAAGGTGGACACCCGGAGTGGAGAGTATCTTGGTCGCGAATAA
- a CDS encoding DNA translocase FtsK: MARRRKTTVQVEKRKGRGNEAVGLFFLFLSAFLFLSILSFSPGDPSFNQAVTAGRKVQNVVGYAGAYCAGFLVEMFGMGAVFWPLYFLYLGLARFVTRLKLSPLRWLGLIGLFVAFEAWAMHPWFFNVPEDAYGLIGSGFVGRSIITQYTMPYLRPVGSFLLWLFVTIVSLQAVIGFTWASVWSLFVRWWGAYREGAVIRAEKRAERRAERRAAKALAEEREAEPADEEDLGLQFVDLYAGEEDQSVKPVKVAKPVKPVKPKNKPAPAKSAAAKASAAPGGLPSVDLLTAPPTQQTSQTSAVLQPLADRLKECLNDFNVQGEMQRVVPGPVVTMFEFKPAPGIKVSKIENLTDDIALALRAESVRIEAPIPGKDSVGVEIPNIEREMVYLREVLESKEFTGSKSPLTLALGKDIQGATKVADLARMPHLLVAGATGAGKSVGINGFLLSLLYKAGPEDVKLLLVDPKRIELAPYADLPHLVHPVVTDMNMAKSALEWAVFEMDCRYEKMAQLGVRNIEGYNKKLKEMGDDIPEEFENMKHMPYLVIIIDELADLMMTAAKDVEQCIVRLAQLARAAGIHMVLATQRPSVDVVTGLIKANFPTRISFFVTSKFDSRTILDAVGAERLLGKGDMLFKPSGGKLQRMHGAYVDETEIAHVVDFWKEAVPQEFDLDFSDWSPKGGNDSESGGVGATGDPVYDEAVQFVLSQGKASISLLQRRLRIGFNRAARFIEQMEMDGILGPQEGSKPRKVIKPE, from the coding sequence ATGGCGAGACGACGGAAAACCACTGTTCAGGTAGAGAAGCGGAAGGGGCGCGGCAACGAAGCTGTCGGGCTCTTCTTCCTTTTTCTCTCCGCTTTTCTTTTTCTGAGCATTCTATCCTTCAGCCCAGGCGACCCGAGCTTCAACCAGGCCGTCACCGCCGGGCGGAAGGTGCAGAACGTGGTCGGGTACGCCGGAGCCTACTGCGCCGGCTTTCTCGTGGAAATGTTCGGTATGGGGGCTGTTTTCTGGCCTCTATACTTCCTGTATCTTGGTTTGGCCCGTTTCGTGACGCGGCTCAAGCTTTCGCCTTTGCGTTGGCTCGGCCTGATCGGTCTGTTCGTGGCCTTTGAAGCTTGGGCCATGCACCCCTGGTTTTTTAACGTGCCCGAGGACGCCTACGGCCTGATCGGCAGCGGTTTTGTCGGTCGGTCGATCATTACCCAATACACCATGCCGTACCTGCGGCCCGTGGGATCGTTCCTGCTGTGGCTGTTCGTGACCATAGTTTCCTTGCAGGCGGTGATTGGTTTTACTTGGGCTTCGGTCTGGTCTCTGTTTGTTCGTTGGTGGGGCGCGTACCGCGAGGGAGCCGTAATCCGGGCCGAAAAACGGGCCGAGCGGCGTGCTGAACGCCGGGCGGCCAAAGCGTTGGCCGAAGAACGGGAAGCCGAACCTGCCGATGAAGAGGATCTCGGTCTTCAGTTTGTGGATTTGTATGCAGGTGAGGAGGACCAGTCGGTCAAGCCTGTGAAAGTGGCCAAGCCGGTCAAGCCTGTCAAGCCGAAAAACAAACCGGCTCCGGCAAAATCTGCGGCGGCCAAGGCTTCGGCTGCGCCCGGCGGTCTGCCCAGCGTGGATCTGCTGACCGCACCGCCGACTCAGCAGACGTCACAGACTTCGGCCGTGTTGCAGCCCCTGGCAGACAGGCTCAAGGAATGCCTCAACGATTTCAATGTGCAGGGTGAAATGCAACGGGTGGTTCCCGGCCCTGTGGTCACCATGTTCGAATTCAAGCCCGCGCCCGGTATCAAGGTCTCAAAGATCGAGAACCTGACCGACGATATCGCCCTGGCCTTGCGTGCCGAATCCGTGCGCATCGAGGCTCCCATTCCGGGCAAGGACAGTGTGGGCGTTGAGATTCCGAATATCGAACGGGAGATGGTGTATCTGCGCGAGGTCTTGGAATCCAAGGAATTTACCGGGTCCAAGTCTCCGCTGACCCTGGCTCTGGGCAAGGATATTCAGGGTGCCACCAAGGTGGCCGACCTGGCGCGTATGCCGCATCTCCTGGTGGCTGGCGCGACCGGCGCGGGCAAATCCGTCGGCATCAACGGCTTTCTGCTTTCCCTGCTGTACAAGGCCGGGCCTGAAGACGTGAAGTTGCTTCTGGTGGACCCGAAACGCATCGAGCTGGCCCCGTATGCGGACCTGCCGCATCTGGTCCATCCCGTGGTCACTGACATGAACATGGCCAAGAGCGCTCTCGAATGGGCTGTTTTCGAGATGGACTGTCGCTATGAGAAGATGGCTCAGCTCGGCGTTCGCAATATCGAGGGATACAACAAAAAACTGAAAGAGATGGGCGACGATATTCCCGAGGAATTCGAGAACATGAAGCACATGCCCTATCTGGTCATCATCATTGACGAGCTCGCCGATCTGATGATGACCGCTGCCAAGGATGTGGAACAGTGCATCGTGCGTCTGGCCCAGTTGGCCCGAGCCGCAGGCATCCACATGGTTCTCGCCACGCAGCGGCCCAGCGTGGATGTTGTCACCGGCCTCATCAAGGCCAACTTCCCTACGCGTATTTCCTTTTTCGTGACGTCCAAATTCGACTCCAGGACCATCCTCGACGCTGTGGGCGCGGAGCGTTTGCTCGGCAAGGGCGACATGCTCTTCAAGCCGAGCGGCGGCAAACTCCAGCGAATGCACGGCGCGTACGTGGACGAAACGGAAATTGCGCACGTGGTTGATTTCTGGAAGGAGGCAGTGCCTCAGGAATTCGATCTGGATTTCAGCGATTGGAGCCCCAAGGGGGGCAATGACAGTGAATCCGGCGGGGTCGGGGCTACGGGTGATCCCGTGTATGACGAAGCGGTACAGTTCGTGCTTTCCCAAGGCAAAGCGTCCATCTCCCTGTTGCAGCGCAGGTTGCGCATTGGTTTCAACCGGGCGGCGCGGTTTATTGAGCAGATGGAAATGGACGGGATTCTCGGTCCCCAGGAGGGGAGCAAGCCGCGCAAGGTCATCAAGCCGGAATAA
- the lptF gene encoding LPS export ABC transporter permease LptF → MKLLHRQIFLELLKLFGLTVSCLLGLILVGRMLQLRSLFLSQNIGILNIFQLFFFLTPFFLLLITPIATMLSVFLTFLRMSSDNELVALKANGVSLYRMLPAPLLFCSLCTLFAFFISFWGLAWGMDMFKTKLYEFAKTHSKFALQPGVFNKEFPRITFYAHQVDNEKGELKFAFVRDDSVKGVSVVVVAPEAEIVSNPQEAKIHVVFHNGRIFRQDGDELNILRFGRYAIKLDLGKLLTGFNFAEQKAKDMPFFRLRDIRKDHSLMPKEGDRFFRKVDTEYFKRLTLPLGCFILGMFAIPIASVFRGLKQQYGLLLAMGLFMVYYTMFSVGVSMGESGAIPPQYGMWAPNLLFVFVALFGMRYANLERTPSVVHRLLHLRLRRRAKA, encoded by the coding sequence GTGAAGCTTCTCCACCGCCAAATATTTCTCGAACTTCTCAAGCTCTTTGGCTTGACCGTATCCTGCCTTTTGGGTCTGATCCTTGTGGGCAGGATGCTTCAGTTGCGTTCGCTTTTTCTTTCGCAGAACATCGGCATTCTGAACATCTTCCAACTGTTCTTTTTCCTGACGCCGTTTTTTCTGCTGCTGATAACTCCCATCGCCACCATGCTCAGCGTTTTTCTGACCTTTCTGCGCATGAGTTCCGACAACGAGCTCGTGGCGCTCAAGGCCAACGGAGTCAGCTTGTATCGGATGCTTCCCGCTCCCTTGCTTTTTTGCAGCCTGTGCACGCTGTTCGCCTTCTTTATTTCCTTCTGGGGATTGGCCTGGGGCATGGATATGTTCAAGACCAAGCTTTATGAGTTCGCCAAGACGCATTCCAAGTTCGCATTGCAGCCGGGCGTGTTCAATAAGGAATTCCCTAGGATCACCTTTTATGCCCATCAGGTCGACAACGAGAAGGGTGAGTTGAAGTTCGCCTTTGTTCGCGATGACTCCGTCAAGGGCGTCTCCGTGGTCGTGGTGGCCCCTGAGGCCGAGATCGTTTCCAACCCGCAGGAAGCGAAGATTCACGTTGTTTTTCATAACGGTCGGATTTTTCGGCAGGACGGCGACGAGTTGAATATTCTCCGTTTTGGAAGATACGCCATCAAGCTCGATCTCGGAAAGCTGCTGACAGGCTTTAATTTCGCCGAACAAAAGGCCAAGGACATGCCGTTTTTTCGTTTGCGGGATATTCGAAAGGATCACAGTCTCATGCCGAAGGAAGGCGACCGCTTCTTCAGAAAGGTGGATACCGAGTATTTCAAACGACTGACGCTGCCGTTGGGATGCTTTATTCTCGGTATGTTCGCCATTCCCATCGCTTCGGTGTTCAGAGGGTTGAAGCAGCAATACGGCCTGCTCTTGGCCATGGGTTTGTTCATGGTCTATTACACCATGTTCTCCGTCGGCGTGAGCATGGGTGAATCAGGAGCGATTCCACCGCAGTACGGAATGTGGGCTCCGAATCTCCTGTTTGTATTCGTGGCCCTGTTCGGTATGCGGTACGCCAATCTGGAAAGGACGCCTTCGGTAGTCCATCGTCTGTTGCATTTGCGGCTGCGAAGGAGGGCCAAGGCGTGA